One window of Athalia rosae chromosome 2, iyAthRosa1.1, whole genome shotgun sequence genomic DNA carries:
- the LOC105687785 gene encoding probable pancreatic secretory proteinase inhibitor: MNSSFKLSFLPIALLILLCALNYSNSEWIQPMNRQQPACVCTMDYTPVCASNGLTYPNLCAFKCAQREAVAKGHAADLRVVRDDQC, translated from the exons ATGAATTCATCATTCAAACTAAGCTTCCTTCCAATCGCATTATTAATTCTACTATGCgcattgaattattcaaattccgaatGGATTCAACCAATGAATAGGCAACAACCAGCTTGCGTGTGCACTATGGATTACACGCCAGTTTGCGCTTCGAACGGTCTCACATACCCGAATTTGTGCGCTTTTAAGTGCGCTCAGAGAGAAGCAGTCGCCAAAGGACATGCCGCAG ATCTAAGAGTGGTGCGCGATGACCAGTGTTAA